The genomic window GTACACCGAGCTGGCCACAAGCACGGGACCGGGCGAGCCAGATCCCACGGCGGACGCGTGGCTACGCGCACAAAGTCACTTGCTGGCAGGAAAGCTGGCCGCCTATTTCCAGTCCGGCGACAAGGCCGAAGAACACTGGCAGCGGACTGTGCACTACGCATCGCAGCTCTCGCCGGAGGTAGGGCGCCCGCTGCAGATCGGTGCACTGCTGGGCATCGGTCACCTGATGCAGTGTTTCGGAGATCTCGCAGGGGCGACAGAGCCTCTGGTACGAGTCCACGGCTTGGTGCGCGAGCACATGGAAGCGTCCAGCGAACCTGTCTGGTTGAGCGAGGAAGCGAGTGCGACGGCCGCGGCCAATGAGCTGTTGCATCTAGGTATTCGGCTGATCCGCGCCCAGGACCTGCGTGAGGCCGAGCACGTGCTGCAGTCCGCAATGGACTTGTTCGTCCACACCGGCGACCGCTCTGGCGTTGCCCATGCTGTGCACATGATCGGGCAGGTCTACCACTCGATGGGGCACTTCGACCACGCGGAACGCAACTATCAGCACGCGCTGAAGGTATTCCGCGGTTCGGCGGCGTCACCGGAGCAGTGCGTACCTGTGCTGACCTCGTTGGGTGCGCTCTACGAAATGGGCGGCCGGTACGAGGAAGCGACGGCTGCTCTCCGCGAGGTCGTAGCGGCACAGCCGGCCGACGCAGGTCCTTCCGAACGCGTCACGGTCCTGAACAGCCTTGCCCGGCTGGACTTTCGTATGCGGAGGGACCGAGACTGCGAGCAACGGCTCACGGAGGCCATCGCTCTGCTGCGTCCGTTGCCCGACAACGCAGACAGACTGAGCAAATTGCTTGCCAATCTCGCCGAGCTGTTCGCCTCGACCGGTCGTGCCGTCAAGGCGCTCACGACCTTCGACGAGGCTCTCGCCCTCGACGATCGCTGGCTGATCGAAGTGTTCAGCCGTGGGTCACAGCGCCAGTGGTTGGCGGCGGCGAGCGCGTCTCAGTTCCGGGTGGACCAGATGCTGTCCCTGGTGTTCGCCGAGCTGTCGGGCGATCCGGCGGCGGCTGCCATCGTCGCCAGCGCGGCACTGCGACGCAAAGGCCTCACCACGCGCGCGGCAAGATCATTGATCGATCGTGCCGCACGCATGTCCGACGCCGACCCGTTGGTATCCACGCTCGCCCAGAAAGCAGCTGAATTGCGCGCGATGATCGGAGCGTGGCGGCTGGCAGGGCCTGCACCTGGGCAGGAGAAGGAGCACGAGGATCGGCTTTTCGCCGGTCGCCGACAGCTGGACGCCATGGAGGCGGAGATCGCTACTCGGACCCATCGTGTGAGCGATTCGGACCTATTCGGTAGGCCGCTCGGCGAGCTCGTCTCTGCGATACCGTCACAGGCCGCGCTCGTCGAGTTCCGCCGTTTCACCGCCTACGACTTCCACTCGGAGGACCGCAGCGAGGCAGGCATGCGGCGCGGGACGCGCTATGCGGCGATCATCTTGCGCGATCGAACCAATGCCGTGATGCTCGATCTGGCCGACGGTGATCTGATCGACCGCCTCGTCGACACCTCCGTGCGGGAGCTCAGTGGTCAGCAGGCAGAGACGGACAGTTCTGCCGACTTGCGCCGCGCACTGATCGAACCGCTGGTGCCACATCTGGACGGTGTCGAGCATCTGATGCTCTCCCCGGATGGCGAACTGACCCGCCTGCCGTTCGAGGCACTGCCGTTGGACGACGGCGGGCACGTGATGGATCGCTGGCTGGTGTCCTATGTCTCCGCGAGTCAGGACTTGACGCGTGGCACAGCTTCGTCATCGCACACCGAGCCGATGGTGATAGCCGCCCCTGATTTCGATCTGGTGGCGTCATCCGGCGCGACTGGGCCATTCGCCCCGCTTCCGGGGGCGTACATCGAGGGCGAGGAGGTCGCCGCGTTACTCGAAGTCACGTCGGTGACAGGGGCGCACGCGGTCAAAACGGAGGTGCTCAGCGCCCGCAGTCCGCTGGTGCTTCACCTCGCCACTCACGGCTTCTTCGCGAGTGCCGTGCGGCCACCTGTGCTGCGCCCCGAACAGTTCGCCGAGGGCATGACGATCGCTGCGGCGGATGCGCAACGTCAGCTCGTCAGCCTCGACGGCGTCTTGTCCACTCCGATCGAGTTCGTCGAGGTAAGCCCGAAGGACGACTTCAAGCGACTGTCCGGTGAGGGAGTGGATGATCCGATGCTGCGGTCAGGTCTGGCCCTGGCGGGAGCAAACTCTTGGCTGGTGGGCCAGGACCTTCCGCCGGCCGCCGGAAACGGCGTCCTCACCGCAGCGGACTTGGCGGATATGGACCTCACCGGGACCAAGCTGGTTGTGTTGTCCGCCTGCGATACAGCTCATGGCGATTCACACGTGGGGGAAGGAGTGTTCGGACTGCGCCGCGCTGTGACGCTCGCCGGTGCCAGGTGCCTGGTAATGGCACTGTGGAAGGTTCCTGACCGGCAGTCCACCGAGCTGATGATCGATTTCTACACCCGGTTGCGGACAGGCGAACCGCCACCGATCGCGCTCGACAACGCACGCAAGGCGTTGCGCCGACGCTACCCTCACCCGGCGTATTGGGCTGCGTTCGTGTGCCA from Nocardia bhagyanarayanae includes these protein-coding regions:
- a CDS encoding CHAT domain-containing protein; its protein translation is MDEIRTAALLEAANLRAQGAYSAAAEVLRKACMEALHVDLLRANDELLRECLGKDEFAAALMLATTGWEITRTIRGDDEVVLERATTVLLVAQKMGDNERAAAFADYIVRGWRELVPPRHPDLLQALFDAASVAADAGEFERALELYTELATSTGPGEPDPTADAWLRAQSHLLAGKLAAYFQSGDKAEEHWQRTVHYASQLSPEVGRPLQIGALLGIGHLMQCFGDLAGATEPLVRVHGLVREHMEASSEPVWLSEEASATAAANELLHLGIRLIRAQDLREAEHVLQSAMDLFVHTGDRSGVAHAVHMIGQVYHSMGHFDHAERNYQHALKVFRGSAASPEQCVPVLTSLGALYEMGGRYEEATAALREVVAAQPADAGPSERVTVLNSLARLDFRMRRDRDCEQRLTEAIALLRPLPDNADRLSKLLANLAELFASTGRAVKALTTFDEALALDDRWLIEVFSRGSQRQWLAAASASQFRVDQMLSLVFAELSGDPAAAAIVASAALRRKGLTTRAARSLIDRAARMSDADPLVSTLAQKAAELRAMIGAWRLAGPAPGQEKEHEDRLFAGRRQLDAMEAEIATRTHRVSDSDLFGRPLGELVSAIPSQAALVEFRRFTAYDFHSEDRSEAGMRRGTRYAAIILRDRTNAVMLDLADGDLIDRLVDTSVRELSGQQAETDSSADLRRALIEPLVPHLDGVEHLMLSPDGELTRLPFEALPLDDGGHVMDRWLVSYVSASQDLTRGTASSSHTEPMVIAAPDFDLVASSGATGPFAPLPGAYIEGEEVAALLEVTSVTGAHAVKTEVLSARSPLVLHLATHGFFASAVRPPVLRPEQFAEGMTIAAADAQRQLVSLDGVLSTPIEFVEVSPKDDFKRLSGEGVDDPMLRSGLALAGANSWLVGQDLPPAAGNGVLTAADLADMDLTGTKLVVLSACDTAHGDSHVGEGVFGLRRAVTLAGARCLVMALWKVPDRQSTELMIDFYTRLRTGEPPPIALDNARKALRRRYPHPAYWAAFVCQGGMGSVLQTEEPR